One window from the genome of Streptomyces sp. NBC_00091 encodes:
- a CDS encoding MFS transporter — protein sequence MTATPGEPVPTPGVPPEPGPLPAPAPQPGNGPEGGVPLRSAQGRWIVLTTVLGSGMALLDSTVVNVALPRIGRDLGADLAVLQWTVNAYLLTLAGLILVGGALGDRFGRRRIFVLGVVWFAVGSLLCGLAPNAGVLIAARAAQGIGGALLTPGSLALIQGSIHPADRARAVGLWSGFGGVGAAVGPFLGGWLVDGPGWRWVFLLNVPVAALCVPVALKHVPESRDPQASGRFDVVGAVLGAAALALLTYALIEARSAAAPVIVAAVGGVLLAAAFVYVERRRQDPMVPPDIFASRQFTAVNLVTLFVYAAFGGFFFLIVLQLQVVSGYSALGSGAALLPTTALMLLLSARAAALGERIGPRVPLTVGPLLCAAGTLLTLRVGPHASYVRDVLPALVVMGAGMTVLVAPLTATVLASVHPGRAGLASGINNAAARAAGLLAVAALPLLAGMGPNAYLSAGAFDSAFGRAVPWCAGALVAGAATAWATVRSPAPGGCHPQCRTHCAIGAPPLEPPPGIPPPDGPPPDEGAGTGAADPRPGPRAPS from the coding sequence ATGACCGCGACGCCCGGCGAACCCGTGCCCACCCCCGGCGTGCCACCGGAACCAGGCCCCCTCCCGGCGCCCGCCCCACAGCCGGGGAACGGGCCGGAGGGCGGGGTCCCGCTGCGCTCCGCCCAGGGGCGGTGGATCGTGCTGACCACCGTGCTCGGGTCGGGCATGGCCCTGCTGGACTCGACCGTGGTCAATGTGGCCCTGCCCCGCATCGGGCGGGACCTCGGCGCCGACCTGGCGGTGCTCCAGTGGACCGTGAACGCCTACCTGCTGACCCTGGCCGGGCTGATCCTGGTGGGCGGGGCGCTCGGCGACCGGTTCGGGCGGCGCCGGATCTTCGTGCTCGGGGTGGTGTGGTTCGCGGTGGGCTCACTGCTGTGCGGGCTCGCGCCGAACGCCGGGGTCCTGATCGCCGCCCGCGCCGCCCAGGGCATCGGCGGCGCGCTGCTGACACCCGGGTCGCTCGCGCTGATCCAGGGCTCGATCCACCCCGCCGACCGGGCCCGCGCGGTGGGCCTGTGGTCGGGGTTCGGCGGGGTCGGCGCCGCCGTGGGGCCCTTCCTCGGCGGCTGGCTGGTGGACGGGCCGGGCTGGCGGTGGGTGTTCCTGCTGAACGTGCCGGTGGCCGCGCTGTGTGTGCCGGTGGCGCTGAAACACGTACCGGAATCGCGGGATCCGCAGGCGAGCGGGCGGTTCGACGTGGTCGGCGCGGTGCTCGGCGCGGCGGCGCTGGCCCTGCTGACGTACGCGCTGATCGAGGCCCGGTCCGCGGCGGCGCCGGTCATCGTCGCGGCCGTCGGCGGGGTGCTGCTGGCCGCCGCGTTCGTGTACGTGGAGCGGCGGCGGCAGGATCCGATGGTGCCGCCGGACATCTTCGCCTCCCGGCAGTTCACCGCCGTCAACCTCGTCACCCTGTTCGTGTACGCGGCCTTCGGCGGCTTCTTCTTCCTCATCGTGCTCCAGCTCCAGGTGGTGTCCGGGTACTCCGCCCTGGGCTCCGGGGCCGCGCTGCTGCCCACCACCGCCCTGATGCTGCTGCTGTCGGCCCGGGCGGCGGCGCTCGGGGAGCGGATCGGGCCGCGCGTCCCGCTCACCGTGGGGCCGCTGCTGTGCGCGGCCGGGACGCTGCTGACGCTGCGCGTGGGCCCGCACGCCTCGTACGTACGGGACGTGCTGCCGGCCCTGGTGGTGATGGGGGCCGGCATGACCGTGCTGGTGGCTCCGCTGACCGCGACCGTCCTGGCCTCGGTGCACCCGGGCCGGGCGGGCCTGGCCAGCGGCATCAACAATGCCGCCGCGCGGGCCGCCGGGCTGCTCGCGGTGGCGGCGCTGCCGCTGCTGGCGGGGATGGGCCCGAACGCGTACCTCTCGGCCGGGGCCTTCGACTCGGCCTTCGGGCGGGCCGTGCCCTGGTGCGCGGGAGCGCTGGTGGCCGGAGCCGCCACGGCCTGGGCGACCGTACGCTCCCCCGCGCCCGGGGGCTGCCACCCGCAGTGCCGTACGCACTGCGCGATCGGCGCCCCGCCGCTCGAACCCCCGCCCGGAATACCCCCGCCGGACGGACCCCCGCCGGACGAGGGCGCCGGTACCGGGGCGGCGGATCCCCGGCCGGGCCCCCGGGCCCCGTCCTGA
- a CDS encoding DUF6629 family protein gives MCWSAAADLAAGSAVAGVGVVCVARVRRARDLPVAALPLLLGAHQLVEAAVWDAGGGCGPATTAWAVIALPLPALWVPLGVLLAAAPGVRRRLWGPAAVGVVTAAVLAYCLATRPVTAQVRGRVIGYGVDIPYAPLVLAGYLCATLGALLLAGDRRLRLLGAVLGAGALLCAALWRLEFASTWCAFAAVASVLVLGWVRRPA, from the coding sequence GTGTGCTGGAGCGCGGCGGCGGACCTGGCGGCGGGCTCGGCCGTGGCCGGCGTCGGGGTGGTGTGCGTGGCGCGCGTGCGGCGGGCGCGTGATCTGCCCGTCGCCGCGCTGCCGCTGCTGCTCGGGGCGCACCAGCTGGTCGAGGCCGCCGTGTGGGACGCGGGCGGCGGCTGCGGTCCGGCCACCACCGCCTGGGCGGTGATCGCGCTGCCGCTGCCGGCGCTGTGGGTGCCGCTCGGGGTGCTGCTCGCCGCCGCGCCCGGGGTCCGGCGCCGGCTGTGGGGGCCGGCGGCCGTGGGTGTCGTGACGGCCGCGGTCCTCGCGTACTGCCTGGCCACCCGGCCGGTGACGGCGCAGGTCCGGGGCCGGGTGATCGGCTACGGGGTGGACATCCCCTACGCCCCGCTGGTCCTGGCGGGCTACCTGTGCGCCACCCTCGGCGCCCTGCTGCTCGCCGGGGACCGCCGGCTGCGGCTGCTGGGGGCCGTGCTGGGCGCCGGGGCCCTGCTCTGCGCGGCCCTGTGGCGGCTGGAGTTCGCCTCCACCTGGTGCGCCTTCGCGGCGGTGGCCTCGGTCCTGGTGCTCGGCTGGGTGCGGCGCCCGGCCTGA
- a CDS encoding DUF6126 family protein, protein MSTVSEQAEQTTEQEAGQAAPLSVLRRIESKFPRGLVIRLVAYLFVGHLFAFFVYLLFVLGGQNQ, encoded by the coding sequence ATGTCCACCGTCTCAGAGCAGGCCGAGCAGACCACGGAGCAGGAGGCAGGGCAGGCCGCACCGCTGAGCGTGCTCCGGCGCATCGAGTCCAAGTTCCCACGCGGCCTGGTCATCAGGCTGGTCGCGTACCTGTTCGTCGGCCACCTCTTCGCCTTCTTCGTCTACCTGCTCTTCGTCCTGGGCGGCCAGAACCAGTAG
- a CDS encoding helix-turn-helix domain-containing protein — protein sequence MTPPSEEPDGAAEELPAVAPQLRELRRRAGLTLEAAAARARLSPAHLSRLETGRRQPSLPLLLGLARTYGTTVSELLGETPAVADPIVRAGGPGAREADGWTYWQAGGAGRGMQALRVHVPHGRSQGELVRVHPGEEWLYVLTGRLRLHLGEAEHLLEPGDSAHFDSLTPHRIGAADPGGAELLFVHTLLQSSLAGLCLGATTTTRQH from the coding sequence ATGACGCCCCCTTCCGAGGAACCCGACGGCGCCGCCGAGGAGCTGCCCGCCGTCGCCCCGCAACTGCGCGAGCTGCGCCGGCGCGCCGGGCTCACGCTGGAGGCCGCCGCCGCGCGGGCCAGGCTCTCGCCCGCGCACCTGTCCCGGCTGGAGACCGGCCGGCGCCAGCCCTCGCTGCCGCTGCTGCTCGGGCTCGCCCGCACCTACGGTACGACCGTCTCCGAACTGCTCGGCGAGACCCCCGCCGTCGCCGATCCCATCGTACGGGCCGGCGGCCCCGGGGCCCGCGAGGCCGACGGGTGGACGTACTGGCAGGCCGGGGGCGCCGGGCGCGGGATGCAGGCCCTGCGCGTACACGTCCCCCACGGGCGCAGTCAGGGGGAGCTGGTCCGCGTGCACCCCGGGGAGGAGTGGCTGTACGTGCTCACCGGGCGGCTGCGGCTGCACCTGGGGGAGGCCGAGCACCTGCTGGAGCCGGGGGACAGCGCGCACTTCGACTCGCTCACCCCGCACCGGATCGGCGCGGCCGACCCCGGCGGGGCCGAGCTGCTGTTCGTCCACACGCTGCTGCAGAGCAGCCTCGCCGGGCTCTGCCTCGGCGCCACGACCACCACGCGCCAGCACTAG
- a CDS encoding ATP-dependent DNA ligase — protein MLLAEVARVSREVAAASARSRKTALLAELFAAAPAEEAGLVISYLSGRLPQGRPGVGWRTLAQDTAPAPEPALTVRAVDAAVSELAAVAGPGAQAERRRIVAGLLAAATDAEQRFLRSLLSGEVRQGALDAVALEGVAAAAGVPAAELRRAVMLDGSLPRVAAAVLAEGAGALRGVTLRIGQPVQPMLAGTARSLADALAALAPCAVEEKLDGIRVQVHRDGDEVRIHTRSLDEITDRLPEVAELARSLPGERFVLDGEVIGQGADGRPVPFQEIAGRVGSRVDVAAAREALPVTAYFFDVLALGDRVLLDLPMRERYAALAALVPEASRVRRLVVEDSGAQAAEAEEFWTGALRRGHEGVMVKALDSGYAAGRRGKRWLKVKPVHTLDLVVLAAERGHGRRTGLLSNLHLGARARDGSYAMLGKTFKGLTDEMLRWQTGRLYELAVEDDGFTVRVRPELVVEIAYDGLQRSPRYPAGVALRFARVLRFRPDKEAGEADTVETVLEQGRRGG, from the coding sequence ATGCTGCTGGCCGAGGTCGCGCGCGTGTCCCGGGAGGTCGCGGCGGCCTCCGCCCGGTCCCGCAAGACCGCCCTGCTCGCGGAACTCTTCGCGGCCGCCCCCGCCGAGGAGGCCGGCCTGGTCATCTCCTACCTCTCCGGGCGCCTCCCGCAGGGCCGGCCCGGCGTCGGCTGGCGCACCCTGGCCCAGGACACCGCCCCCGCACCGGAGCCGGCCCTGACCGTACGGGCGGTCGACGCCGCCGTGAGCGAGCTGGCCGCCGTGGCGGGGCCGGGGGCGCAGGCCGAGCGCCGCCGGATCGTCGCCGGCCTGCTGGCCGCCGCCACCGATGCCGAACAGCGGTTCCTGCGCAGCCTGCTGTCCGGGGAGGTGCGCCAGGGCGCGCTGGACGCGGTCGCCCTGGAAGGCGTGGCGGCGGCCGCCGGGGTGCCGGCCGCCGAGCTGCGCCGGGCCGTGATGCTGGACGGCTCGCTGCCCCGGGTGGCGGCGGCGGTGCTGGCGGAGGGGGCCGGGGCGCTGCGCGGGGTGACCCTGCGCATCGGGCAGCCCGTACAGCCGATGCTGGCCGGGACCGCGCGGTCCCTGGCCGACGCCCTGGCCGCGCTCGCCCCCTGCGCGGTGGAGGAGAAGCTCGACGGGATCCGCGTCCAGGTGCACCGGGACGGGGACGAGGTACGGATCCACACCCGCTCCCTCGACGAGATCACCGACCGGCTGCCGGAGGTGGCCGAGCTGGCCCGGAGCCTGCCCGGGGAGCGGTTCGTCCTCGACGGGGAGGTCATCGGGCAGGGGGCCGACGGGCGCCCGGTGCCCTTCCAGGAGATCGCGGGCCGGGTCGGCTCCCGGGTGGACGTGGCCGCGGCGCGCGAGGCCCTCCCGGTGACCGCGTACTTCTTCGACGTGCTGGCCCTCGGCGACCGGGTCCTCCTGGACCTGCCGATGCGCGAGCGGTACGCCGCCCTGGCGGCCCTGGTCCCCGAGGCCTCCAGGGTCCGGCGGCTGGTGGTGGAGGATTCCGGGGCGCAGGCGGCCGAGGCCGAGGAGTTCTGGACCGGGGCCCTGCGGCGGGGCCACGAGGGGGTGATGGTCAAGGCACTCGACTCCGGCTACGCGGCGGGCCGGCGCGGCAAGCGGTGGCTCAAGGTGAAACCGGTGCACACCCTCGACCTGGTCGTGCTCGCCGCCGAACGGGGCCACGGCCGCCGGACGGGGCTGCTGTCCAACCTGCACCTGGGCGCGCGGGCCCGCGACGGCTCGTACGCCATGCTGGGCAAGACCTTCAAGGGCCTGACGGACGAGATGCTGCGCTGGCAGACCGGGCGGCTGTACGAGCTGGCGGTGGAGGACGACGGGTTCACCGTCCGGGTCAGGCCCGAGCTGGTGGTGGAGATCGCCTACGACGGCCTCCAGCGCTCCCCGCGCTACCCGGCCGGGGTCGCGCTGCGCTTCGCGCGGGTCCTGCGGTTCCGCCCGGACAAGGAGGCGGGGGAGGCCGACACGGTGGAGACGGTCCTGGAACAGGGCCGCAGGGGCGGCTGA
- a CDS encoding alpha/beta fold hydrolase has product MKLRLPRRPRDRVLAGAAALAVLAGAGTWTAAAAAGDEPAVHREDRLLDVPGLDAPGPGLDTSFFTAGDPSRRRPAVLLGHGFGGSKDDVRAQAERLAREGYAVMTWSARGFGRSGGRIGLNDPEHEVKDVSALIDRLARRPEVLLDADGDPRVGAAGASYGGAVSLLAAGYDRRVDAIAPQITYWNLADSLFPQGVFKKLWAGIFFTTGAAGGLQQAQPPTAGAAGAPGAPGCGRFEPQLCAMYERVAVAGKPDAEARELLERRSPSAVGDRIKVPALIVQGQDDSLFPLDQADAMAKAIAANGAPVAVDWAAGGHDGGMREAGRIEARVTAWFDRYLKGDEGVDTGPAFRVSRSGGIDSTDGRVTLRGASGERYPGLVSGPRDFALSGREQTFANPAGGAPPALSSLPGVGGQLASLGAGLALDFPGQNAAFESQPLTREVRVTGTPTVTLKVRSTAADGAAVLFGKVYDVAPDGRRQVLPGQLVAPVRVEDAGQGRSVELRLPAVDHAVQAGHRLRLVVAATDLGYASPAAPAAYTVSAEGPLRVPVADGVRTATAGLPAWTWGLPLGAVALAAGLLGIRRTGGGRAGTRADAAQPEPALADVPLDITGLTKRYAKAQDRYAVRDLSFRVEKGQVLGLLGPNGAGKTTTLRMLMGLIAPDAGEIRVFGHAIRPGAPVLSRVGAFVEGAGFLPHLTGRANLELYWQATGRPAEDAHLAEALEIAGLGDALERAVRTYSQGMRQRLAIAQAMLGMPDLLILDEPTNGLDPPQIREMRDVMIRYAAGGRTVIVSSHLLSEVEQSCTHLVVMDRGRLVRAGEVAEITGGGDTLLVTLEEPVDEMAVGKVAALEGVASVVPADEGLLVRLDGATPAALIAELVRLELPVAAVGPHRRLEDAFLTLIGGAA; this is encoded by the coding sequence ATGAAGCTCCGACTGCCCCGGCGGCCCCGCGATCGTGTGCTCGCCGGCGCCGCCGCTCTCGCGGTCCTGGCGGGCGCCGGCACCTGGACCGCGGCCGCCGCGGCCGGGGACGAACCGGCCGTGCACCGCGAGGACCGCCTCCTGGACGTGCCGGGGCTCGATGCGCCCGGCCCCGGGCTCGACACCTCCTTCTTCACGGCCGGGGACCCCTCCCGCAGGCGTCCCGCCGTGCTCCTGGGCCACGGCTTCGGCGGCAGCAAGGACGACGTCCGCGCGCAGGCCGAGCGCCTGGCCCGCGAGGGGTACGCCGTCATGACCTGGTCGGCGCGCGGCTTCGGCCGCTCCGGCGGCAGGATCGGGCTGAACGACCCCGAGCACGAGGTCAAGGACGTCTCCGCCCTCATCGACCGGCTGGCCCGGCGGCCCGAGGTGCTGCTCGACGCGGACGGCGATCCGCGCGTGGGCGCGGCCGGGGCCTCCTACGGCGGGGCCGTCTCGCTGCTCGCCGCCGGATACGACCGGCGCGTGGACGCGATCGCCCCGCAGATCACCTACTGGAACCTCGCGGACTCCCTCTTCCCGCAGGGCGTCTTCAAGAAGCTCTGGGCCGGGATCTTCTTCACCACCGGCGCGGCGGGCGGCCTCCAGCAGGCGCAGCCGCCCACCGCAGGGGCGGCCGGGGCGCCGGGCGCACCCGGCTGCGGCCGGTTCGAGCCGCAGCTGTGCGCCATGTACGAGCGGGTCGCGGTGGCCGGGAAGCCGGACGCCGAGGCGCGCGAACTGCTGGAGCGGCGCAGTCCCTCGGCCGTGGGCGACCGGATCAAGGTGCCGGCGCTGATCGTGCAGGGCCAGGACGACTCCCTCTTCCCGCTGGACCAGGCCGATGCCATGGCGAAGGCCATCGCGGCGAACGGCGCCCCGGTCGCCGTGGACTGGGCGGCCGGCGGGCACGACGGCGGGATGCGCGAGGCCGGCCGCATCGAAGCCCGGGTGACGGCCTGGTTCGACCGCTATCTGAAGGGCGACGAGGGGGTGGACACCGGCCCGGCCTTCCGCGTCTCGCGCTCCGGCGGCATCGACTCCACCGACGGGCGGGTCACCCTGCGCGGCGCGAGCGGCGAGCGCTACCCCGGGCTGGTCTCCGGCCCGCGCGACTTCGCCCTGTCCGGCCGGGAGCAGACCTTCGCCAATCCGGCGGGCGGGGCGCCGCCCGCGCTGTCCTCGCTGCCCGGGGTCGGCGGGCAGCTCGCCTCCCTCGGGGCCGGGCTCGCACTGGACTTCCCCGGGCAGAACGCCGCCTTCGAGTCGCAGCCGCTGACCCGGGAGGTACGGGTCACCGGGACCCCGACCGTCACCCTGAAGGTGAGGTCGACGGCTGCGGACGGCGCGGCCGTGCTGTTCGGCAAGGTGTACGACGTGGCGCCCGACGGGCGCCGGCAGGTGCTGCCGGGTCAGCTGGTCGCGCCCGTACGGGTGGAGGACGCCGGGCAGGGCCGGAGCGTGGAGCTGCGGCTCCCGGCGGTCGACCACGCCGTCCAGGCCGGGCACCGGCTGCGGCTGGTGGTCGCCGCCACCGACCTGGGCTACGCCTCCCCGGCCGCGCCGGCCGCGTACACCGTCTCCGCGGAGGGGCCGCTGCGCGTGCCCGTCGCGGACGGGGTACGGACGGCCACCGCCGGCCTGCCCGCCTGGACCTGGGGGCTGCCGCTGGGCGCGGTGGCGCTGGCCGCGGGGCTCCTCGGGATCCGGAGGACCGGCGGGGGCCGCGCGGGGACGCGGGCGGACGCGGCGCAGCCCGAACCCGCACTGGCCGACGTACCGCTGGACATCACCGGGCTGACGAAGCGCTACGCGAAGGCCCAGGACCGCTATGCCGTGCGCGACCTGTCCTTCCGGGTGGAGAAGGGCCAGGTGCTGGGTCTGCTGGGGCCCAACGGCGCCGGGAAGACCACGACCCTGCGGATGCTGATGGGTCTGATCGCGCCGGACGCCGGGGAGATCCGGGTGTTCGGGCACGCGATCCGGCCGGGAGCGCCGGTGCTCTCGCGGGTCGGGGCGTTCGTGGAGGGCGCCGGTTTCCTGCCGCACCTGACGGGCCGGGCCAACCTCGAGCTGTACTGGCAGGCCACGGGCCGTCCCGCCGAGGACGCGCACCTGGCCGAGGCCCTGGAGATCGCCGGGCTCGGCGACGCCCTGGAGCGGGCGGTGCGCACGTACTCGCAGGGCATGCGGCAGCGGCTCGCGATCGCGCAGGCCATGCTGGGGATGCCGGACCTGCTGATCCTCGACGAGCCGACCAACGGTCTGGACCCGCCGCAGATCCGGGAGATGCGGGACGTGATGATCCGCTACGCCGCCGGCGGGCGGACGGTCATCGTCTCCAGCCACCTGCTGTCGGAGGTGGAGCAGTCCTGTACGCACCTGGTGGTCATGGACCGCGGGCGGCTCGTACGGGCGGGCGAGGTCGCCGAGATCACCGGCGGCGGGGACACCCTGCTGGTCACGCTGGAGGAGCCGGTGGACGAGATGGCCGTGGGGAAGGTCGCCGCGCTGGAAGGGGTGGCCTCCGTGGTGCCCGCCGACGAGGGGCTGCTCGTACGGCTCGACGGCGCGACGCCCGCCGCCCTGATCGCCGAACTCGTACGGCTGGAACTGCCGGTGGCGGCGGTGGGGCCGCACCGGCGGCTCGAGGACGCTTTCCTCACCCTGATCGGAGGTGCGGCGTGA
- a CDS encoding ABC transporter permease gives MSAVNESLVRETPVRETAPGYRPGRTLPLRVEALRQWRRRRTLVMGGVLAALPFIMIIAFAVGGGPDDGRGGGDGRITLIDTATASGANFAATCLFVSAGFLLVVPVALFCGDTVASEAGWSSLRYLLASPVPRARLLWSKLVVALGFSLAAIVLLPVVALAAGTAAYGWGPLKLPTGGALAAADTVPRLALAVAFVFVSQLVTAGLAFWLSTRTDAPLGAVGGAVGLTIVGNVLDAVTALGSWREFLPAHWQFAWADALQPQLEWGGMIKGAAVSVSYAVVLFALAFRGFSRKDITS, from the coding sequence GTGAGTGCCGTCAACGAGTCCCTCGTACGGGAGACGCCCGTACGGGAGACCGCGCCCGGCTACCGGCCGGGCCGGACGCTGCCGCTGCGCGTGGAGGCGCTGCGGCAGTGGCGCAGGCGGCGGACGCTGGTGATGGGCGGGGTGCTGGCCGCGCTCCCGTTCATCATGATCATCGCGTTCGCGGTGGGCGGCGGCCCGGACGACGGGCGGGGCGGCGGCGACGGCCGGATCACCCTGATCGACACGGCGACGGCCTCGGGCGCGAACTTCGCGGCGACCTGCCTGTTCGTGTCGGCCGGCTTCCTGCTGGTGGTGCCGGTGGCGCTGTTCTGCGGGGACACGGTGGCCTCGGAGGCCGGCTGGTCCTCGCTGCGCTACCTGCTGGCCTCGCCGGTGCCGCGGGCGCGGCTGCTGTGGAGCAAGCTGGTGGTGGCGCTGGGCTTCAGCCTGGCGGCGATCGTGCTGCTGCCGGTGGTGGCGCTGGCCGCGGGGACGGCCGCGTACGGGTGGGGGCCGCTCAAGCTCCCGACCGGTGGGGCCCTGGCCGCCGCGGACACCGTGCCGAGGCTCGCGCTGGCCGTCGCCTTCGTGTTCGTGTCGCAACTGGTCACGGCCGGGCTGGCGTTCTGGCTCTCCACCCGGACGGACGCGCCGCTGGGCGCGGTGGGCGGGGCGGTCGGGCTGACGATCGTGGGGAACGTGCTGGACGCGGTGACGGCCCTGGGGTCGTGGCGCGAGTTCCTGCCCGCGCACTGGCAGTTCGCCTGGGCGGACGCCTTGCAGCCGCAGCTGGAATGGGGCGGGATGATCAAGGGTGCGGCGGTGTCGGTGTCGTACGCCGTGGTGCTGTTCGCGCTCGCGTTCCGGGGGTTCTCCCGCAAGGACATCACCTCCTGA
- a CDS encoding aldo/keto reductase: MRYLPLGSSGLRVSAVGLGCNNFGGRLDARATRAVVDAALDSGITLLDTADIYGGQGGSEQHLGQALKGRRDQVVLATKFGYDGVDMGYGPAAGARGGRAYIRRAVEESLRRLDTDHIDLYQLHSPDPATPVAETLAALTELVTEGKIRYIGHSNLSGWQLAEAAHVARETGAVPFVSAQNEWSLLQRSAERELVPAARHYGLGVLPYFPLANGLLTGKICRGAPVPAGSRLEGRDAYLTEERLDTVEALAAIAEKYDRSVLELAIGWLSAQPGCSSVIAGATSPEQVRANAAVADRPLEADLLAEIDAVAQAHL; the protein is encoded by the coding sequence ATGCGCTATCTCCCCCTGGGCAGTTCAGGACTGCGGGTCTCCGCCGTCGGTCTCGGCTGCAACAACTTCGGCGGCCGCCTCGACGCCCGGGCCACCCGCGCCGTCGTCGACGCCGCCCTCGACTCGGGGATCACCCTGCTCGACACCGCCGACATCTACGGCGGCCAGGGCGGCTCCGAGCAGCACCTCGGCCAGGCCCTCAAGGGCCGCCGGGACCAGGTGGTCCTCGCCACCAAGTTCGGCTACGACGGCGTCGACATGGGATACGGCCCCGCCGCCGGGGCCCGCGGCGGCCGCGCCTACATCCGGCGCGCCGTCGAGGAGTCCCTGCGCCGCCTGGACACCGACCACATCGACCTCTACCAGCTGCACAGCCCCGACCCGGCCACCCCCGTCGCCGAAACCCTCGCCGCGCTCACCGAACTCGTCACCGAGGGCAAGATCCGCTACATCGGGCACTCCAACCTCAGCGGCTGGCAGCTCGCCGAAGCCGCCCACGTGGCCCGCGAGACGGGGGCCGTGCCCTTCGTCTCCGCGCAGAACGAGTGGTCGCTGCTCCAGCGTTCCGCCGAGCGGGAACTGGTCCCCGCCGCCCGCCACTACGGCCTCGGCGTCCTCCCGTACTTCCCCCTGGCCAACGGCCTCCTCACCGGCAAGATCTGCCGGGGCGCCCCCGTCCCGGCAGGCTCCCGCCTCGAAGGGCGCGACGCCTACCTCACCGAGGAGCGCCTCGACACCGTGGAGGCGCTGGCCGCGATCGCCGAGAAGTACGACCGCAGCGTCCTGGAGCTGGCCATCGGCTGGCTCTCCGCCCAGCCCGGCTGCTCCTCCGTCATCGCCGGCGCCACTTCTCCCGAGCAGGTACGAGCCAACGCGGCGGTGGCCGACCGCCCGCTGGAGGCGGATCTGCTGGCCGAGATCGACGCCGTCGCGCAGGCCCACCTGTGA
- a CDS encoding VOC family protein, with translation MSVQLNHTIIHSRDNRESAEFLADILGLEVGPEWGPFVPVSTGNGVTLDFATIPAESITAQHYAFLISEAEFDSAFEKIQASGVEYFADPHRKHPGEINHNDGGRGVYFLDPAGHAMEIITRPYGG, from the coding sequence ATGTCGGTCCAGCTGAACCACACCATCATCCACTCCCGTGACAACCGGGAGTCCGCCGAATTCCTGGCGGACATCCTCGGCCTCGAGGTCGGTCCCGAATGGGGCCCCTTCGTCCCCGTGTCCACCGGTAACGGGGTGACCCTGGACTTCGCGACCATCCCGGCCGAGTCCATCACCGCCCAGCACTACGCGTTCCTCATCTCGGAGGCAGAGTTCGACTCGGCCTTCGAGAAGATCCAGGCGTCGGGGGTCGAGTACTTCGCCGACCCGCACCGCAAGCACCCGGGCGAGATCAACCACAACGACGGGGGCCGCGGGGTCTACTTCCTGGATCCCGCCGGGCACGCGATGGAGATCATCACCCGCCCGTACGGCGGCTAG
- a CDS encoding ABC transporter ATP-binding protein, with amino-acid sequence MTRRPAEAELVVESLRYEVDGQTLLHGIDLTAHPGETVGVVGPNGSGKTTLLRCVYGTLRPAGGRVLLDGADAGALGVKERARRVAVVPQDAAGTFGLTVREVVAMGRSPHKRFWEQDGPGDRRRVAEALETVGAAGFAERRFEELSGGERQRALFARALVQEPGLLALDEPTNHLDIRYQLEILGLVRGLPATGLLVLHDLNLAASFCDRLYVLAAGRVVAAGPPGEVLTEELLAEVYGVRTRIGPHPTTGAPSIVYLPEPAV; translated from the coding sequence ATGACGCGCCGTCCCGCGGAAGCGGAACTCGTGGTCGAGTCCCTGCGTTACGAGGTCGACGGGCAGACGCTGCTGCACGGGATCGACCTCACCGCCCACCCCGGTGAGACGGTCGGTGTGGTCGGGCCGAACGGCAGCGGCAAGACCACGCTGCTGCGCTGCGTCTACGGCACCCTGCGGCCCGCTGGCGGCCGGGTGCTGCTCGACGGGGCCGACGCCGGGGCGCTTGGCGTCAAGGAGCGCGCCCGGCGGGTGGCCGTGGTCCCGCAGGACGCGGCCGGCACCTTCGGGCTGACGGTCCGCGAGGTCGTCGCCATGGGCCGCAGCCCGCACAAGCGGTTCTGGGAGCAGGACGGCCCGGGCGACCGCCGGCGCGTGGCCGAGGCGCTGGAGACCGTCGGCGCGGCCGGCTTCGCGGAGCGCCGCTTCGAGGAGCTCTCCGGCGGCGAGCGCCAGCGCGCGCTCTTCGCGCGCGCCCTCGTCCAGGAACCGGGCCTGCTCGCCCTGGACGAGCCGACGAACCACCTCGACATCCGCTACCAGCTGGAGATCCTCGGCCTGGTCCGCGGCCTTCCCGCCACCGGTCTGCTCGTACTGCACGACCTCAACCTCGCCGCGTCCTTCTGCGACCGGCTGTACGTCCTGGCGGCGGGCCGGGTCGTCGCGGCGGGGCCGCCGGGCGAGGTGCTGACCGAGGAGCTGCTGGCGGAGGTCTACGGGGTGCGCACCCGCATCGGCCCCCACCCGACCACGGGAGCCCCCAGCATCGTCTACCTCCCGGAGCCCGCCGTGTGA